DNA sequence from the Anthonomus grandis grandis chromosome 9, icAntGran1.3, whole genome shotgun sequence genome:
caaaatttaaaaaaatcgctaaAATATTTCTGCTTGGCTGAATAGGTTAAACCTTAGCCTTTTCATGCACAAAacctgcgtatggtcggtgggggaggctaggttatttagtttttagtttgaatacatttatttactcatttttttctgctcttttgatttaaattcattcttgattcttatcctaatttagtgttgattttttattatttattttctcaaactcactacttttttttattatatagcaatttttttatagtttagttgcatggaTTTAATACAGTTTATGCATTCttacttgtacatttatatatttaattaattctcctgggtatatgtaacctgttggaaataaatcttattattattataaatgctttttaagctatactcaaaaatatcacaataaGTActaatacacctttttttatttccagataaataaataagctCTGTTTATATCAACTGATAATCTACTACTAAACCCATAAGAATGAGTACCTTCGAGGGGATTATCAAAGAAATCCCCGGGATCAGCGTAGACCGCTTCGATGGCAAAAACCTCAATTCTACTGCTTTCTTCCTCTCACACTGTCACAGTGACCACATGAGTGGCCTCAATACGGTTtcctttcaaaataaattaataactgaTAACTTAACGTTGTATGTCAGCAGTGTTTCCGCTGAAATACTGAAACGTTTGTACCCGGAGATACAAAAAAACGTACAAACTTTACCGGTAGAACAATGTTCTGTTGTAAAAGTCCATAACGAATGGCACGTGTCTGTGACGTGTATTCCCGCTGGTCACTGTCCAGGCTCAGtgatgtttttatttgaaacaaatcaCGGTTCCAGGATTTTATATACCGGAGACTTTAGGATCAATACTGAAGACATTACAAAGTTCAAatgtttttatgataaatttaatgAAGTGAAACCTGTGGACAAGATTTATTTAGACACCACGTTTTTCTCGCCATTATATTCGTCTCTGCCGAAGAGGCAAGACAGTCTGGACGAGCTGTGCAAGTTAATTCTAAATTGGACCACACTGGATCCCGCGAATTGCGTCAAATTGGACCTGAGGGCCAAATACGGGTACGAGTACGCGTTCAAAGAAATTTTCGCGAAATGTAAAATGCCCGTTCACGTGGACCAagagaaattcaatttttattcccTTATACCCGAGATGGATGAATGCGTTACCACTAACGGCAACGAAACTCAGATACACAACtgtaaatttattcaaaaagatGTTTGCGTATTTTGCAATAAAGATAAGCTAAGAATTATTAGACTTTCAGCTTTCCGTTGGCACGGAGACGATTTTACCAGAGGCATTTCCGAAGTTGATTCGGAAGGTGTTTTTTATGTTTGCTATTCTACACACGCTTCATACCAAGAGGGACGGgctttaataaactttttacgCCCCAAAGATATACATGTTTGCGTGAAGGAACCTAACAATCCTGACGGTAATGTAGCTATGGAAATACTGATCAAAAAAGAGCTGGATAGGGTTAATcgaattgagaaaaaaaaggttGAAAGTACTAATAAGCTGTTTAGTATTGAACAAATTGGTTGGGGAGAACCCAGAAAGAGATCAAGAAAAAATGAGGATAGTGGTGGGGTTTTGGATTCACCACCAAGATAGCCTCTGGAAAGAactaattattgttattattataatgttagATTTCAGAAGTTACGTGGAAATAAGTTTTACATTCGTATTTTTATACTATACTTGAGAattcttgaataaaattatataataaggCTTTTTCTTGTATGATCTTTTTGTCagtgtcaaataaataaagcaaactttttcattcAGGTGTCCTAACTGTTAATCTCCTACTAAATATTACCCACGTAATTGTTGAAGCCgtgaagtaaattttatttaaaaaatgtgaccTAAAACACTGAAAGTTTTAAActcaaatcaaaaaattaaaaagaccaaATGCTCCAACCTATGCACTGACGAAAGGTACAGTCTTGAAATTCGGAACATAAAATCTTCTTATacaatcattggacacctatttcagcgtttttccaaaaaatttagaaaacatgaaaaaacagTTCTGGAAgttgagagtttaaaaaaattaatgataatcaAAGGGACAAAATGCGCATATCTCTGAATCCAATAATGTTAGAGTcttgaaatttggaacataaaatcttctaataaaatcattggacacctatttcagcgttttttccaaaaaaattttgcaataaagATATTTGCCTggaaagttggaaaaaatttatttccaaaaaaattgaacattttagacacaaaatgctcatatctctgaaagtaataaagttagagagttgaaaattggaacagcgcttcctctaataaaatcattggacacctatttcagcgttttttccaaaaaaattttgcaatgaagatatttgccttggaagttggaaaaaatttatttccaaaaaaaattgaagatt
Encoded proteins:
- the LOC126740122 gene encoding protein artemis, which encodes MSTFEGIIKEIPGISVDRFDGKNLNSTAFFLSHCHSDHMSGLNTVSFQNKLITDNLTLYVSSVSAEILKRLYPEIQKNVQTLPVEQCSVVKVHNEWHVSVTCIPAGHCPGSVMFLFETNHGSRILYTGDFRINTEDITKFKCFYDKFNEVKPVDKIYLDTTFFSPLYSSLPKRQDSLDELCKLILNWTTLDPANCVKLDLRAKYGYEYAFKEIFAKCKMPVHVDQEKFNFYSLIPEMDECVTTNGNETQIHNCKFIQKDVCVFCNKDKLRIIRLSAFRWHGDDFTRGISEVDSEGVFYVCYSTHASYQEGRALINFLRPKDIHVCVKEPNNPDGNVAMEILIKKELDRVNRIEKKKVESTNKLFSIEQIGWGEPRKRSRKNEDSGGVLDSPPR